The following are from one region of the Deltaproteobacteria bacterium genome:
- the glk gene encoding glucokinase: MPTSNILAGDIGGTKTILALVEAGNDEIAFNHLARYESGAYSSLEEIIEEFLAFLSLDRSKTVASFGIAGAVKDGRCRTTNLPWTVDEKSVASALSLRKVGLVNDFTAIIWGIPFLNDSDKLILNEGKKEKNGPIAVLGAGTGLGEGAAFYSQAGGGYEVISSEGGHATFSPTSDEEIGLLKYLMGKLGHVSFERLLSGQGLVNIFNYLKETSAHGANDSIITEMKNNDPAAVIAKHAVEGNDLLAEKALHIFLSLYGSEAGNVALKFLPYGGLYIAGGIAAKIAVRFKERTFLEAFLNKGRMADLLRRIPVGVVLREEVGLMGAAVRGREMMKKL; encoded by the coding sequence ATGCCGACAAGCAACATACTGGCTGGCGATATTGGGGGAACAAAAACCATCCTTGCCCTGGTGGAGGCAGGAAATGATGAGATAGCCTTTAATCATCTTGCAAGATATGAAAGCGGGGCTTACTCTTCCCTCGAGGAGATTATTGAAGAATTTCTTGCCTTTCTTTCCCTCGACAGGTCAAAAACGGTCGCTTCTTTTGGTATTGCAGGCGCTGTTAAAGATGGCAGGTGCCGGACAACAAACCTTCCCTGGACGGTGGATGAAAAAAGTGTGGCCTCGGCCCTTTCCTTGCGGAAGGTTGGTCTTGTCAATGACTTTACGGCAATAATTTGGGGCATTCCTTTTTTAAATGATTCAGACAAACTCATTCTAAATGAAGGTAAAAAGGAGAAGAACGGTCCCATTGCAGTGCTCGGCGCCGGAACGGGTCTCGGAGAGGGCGCCGCTTTTTATTCGCAGGCAGGTGGAGGATATGAAGTGATTTCGTCTGAAGGTGGACATGCTACTTTTTCTCCCACTTCAGACGAAGAGATTGGATTGCTAAAGTATCTAATGGGTAAATTGGGTCATGTCAGTTTTGAGAGGCTTCTTTCCGGTCAGGGGCTTGTTAATATCTTCAACTATCTGAAGGAGACATCAGCTCATGGGGCGAATGATTCCATCATTACCGAAATGAAGAATAATGATCCCGCCGCTGTTATTGCAAAACATGCCGTCGAGGGAAATGACCTGTTAGCGGAAAAAGCGCTCCATATTTTTCTCTCCCTATATGGTTCGGAAGCAGGCAATGTGGCCCTTAAATTCCTTCCCTATGGCGGACTCTATATTGCCGGAGGTATTGCGGCCAAGATTGCCGTCAGATTTAAGGAGAGGACTTTTCTGGAGGCCTTTCTTAATAAGGGGCGTATGGCAGACCTGCTTCGCCGTATTCCTGTCGGGGTCGTTCTCAGGGAAGAGGTCGGTCTTATGGGCGCAGCCGTCCGTGGCAGGGAAATGATGAAAAAATTATGA
- a CDS encoding glucose-6-phosphate isomerase — translation MNAIKLDRDNLESYVSDDEIARLQGDVSKIHEAMEAGRSKGSDYLGWLHLPSSITGDVLDDIKERAHEVREMADVFVSIGIGGSYLGAKAAIEFVTHTFNNQLKKRTGRSPEIYFAGQNISSDYLADLFDVIEEKDICLNVISKSGTTTEPAIAFRLLKEKAEQRYGRKEARKRIIATTDSSRGALKKLAHEEGYKTFVIPDDVGGRYSVLTPVGLLPIAVAGIDIGKLVSGAAEAEKSSADAGFESNLAYRYAAIRNILYQKGKTIEILSSFHPSLHFVAEWWKQLAGESEGKEGKSLFPASVDLTTDLHSMGQWIQEGNRIIFETFMTIEKSNREITIPKVDDDLDGLNYIAGKSLDFVNDKAHRGTAMAHRDGGVPNMTLSLKDRSPETLGQLFYFFERAVAMSGYLLGVNPFDQPGVEFYKKNMFSLLGK, via the coding sequence ATGAATGCAATCAAGCTCGATAGGGACAACCTCGAATCTTATGTGAGCGATGACGAGATAGCCCGCTTGCAGGGAGATGTCTCAAAAATTCATGAAGCAATGGAAGCCGGCAGGTCAAAGGGAAGTGATTACCTGGGATGGCTTCATCTTCCCTCATCCATTACAGGTGATGTGCTGGACGATATTAAGGAAAGAGCCCATGAAGTCCGGGAGATGGCTGATGTCTTTGTCAGTATCGGTATCGGAGGCTCCTATCTCGGGGCAAAGGCGGCTATTGAATTTGTAACGCATACTTTTAACAACCAGTTGAAAAAAAGGACCGGCAGGTCTCCGGAGATCTACTTTGCAGGACAAAATATCAGTTCTGATTATCTGGCTGATCTCTTTGATGTGATAGAAGAGAAAGATATCTGCCTCAATGTGATTTCCAAGTCGGGAACGACGACGGAACCGGCCATTGCCTTCCGCCTTCTTAAGGAAAAAGCGGAACAGCGCTATGGCAGGAAAGAGGCGAGAAAGAGGATCATTGCGACTACCGATAGCAGCCGTGGCGCGTTAAAAAAACTGGCTCATGAAGAAGGTTATAAAACCTTTGTTATTCCTGATGACGTGGGAGGCCGCTATTCTGTTCTCACGCCTGTCGGTTTACTCCCCATTGCCGTTGCAGGCATCGATATCGGAAAACTGGTGAGCGGAGCCGCAGAGGCCGAAAAGAGTTCCGCCGACGCCGGTTTTGAAAGCAACCTTGCCTACAGGTATGCGGCAATCCGGAATATCCTCTACCAAAAGGGAAAGACCATTGAAATACTGTCATCCTTTCATCCCTCCCTTCACTTTGTTGCCGAATGGTGGAAACAGCTTGCCGGAGAGAGTGAAGGGAAAGAAGGCAAAAGCCTCTTTCCTGCGTCCGTTGATCTCACGACAGATCTGCATTCCATGGGACAGTGGATCCAGGAAGGAAACCGTATAATTTTTGAGACCTTTATGACCATAGAAAAATCTAACAGGGAAATTACCATTCCCAAAGTGGATGATGATCTCGATGGTCTTAACTACATTGCCGGTAAAAGCCTTGATTTTGTCAACGACAAAGCTCACAGGGGAACGGCCATGGCCCACCGCGACGGTGGTGTGCCTAACATGACCTTGTCTCTTAAAGACAGGTCTCCCGAAACGCTGGGCCAGCTTTTTTACTTCTTTGAAAGGGCCGTGGCTATGTCGGGTTATCTGCTGGGGGTTAATCCCTTCGATCAGCCGGGGGTGGAGTTTTACAAGAAGAATATGTTTAGCTTGCTGGGGAAGTAA
- the larB gene encoding nickel pincer cofactor biosynthesis protein LarB yields the protein MRKDKLEEILTAIKAGKLDVDEAVRELRHLPFRDLGFANVDSHRELRQGFPEVIFGEGKDAGKIAAIAKEMINSGHNVLITRLDEEKARHISGEIDGAEYVSDAGVMKIIKGEIKVEGKGDILVVSAGTSDIPVAEEAFHTADMMGNRVERLYDVGVAGIHRLLSRHEKLAGASVIIAVAGMEGALPSVVGGLVSCPVIAVPTSVGYGASFNGVTALLAMLNSCASGVTVVNIDNGFGAAYAASLINRV from the coding sequence TTGAGAAAAGACAAACTTGAAGAAATATTAACTGCAATCAAGGCGGGTAAGCTGGATGTCGATGAGGCTGTCCGGGAACTGAGGCACCTCCCTTTCCGGGACCTCGGTTTTGCTAATGTGGACTCCCACAGGGAGCTGAGGCAGGGCTTTCCCGAAGTCATCTTCGGGGAAGGCAAGGATGCCGGAAAGATTGCAGCCATTGCCAAAGAGATGATAAATAGCGGGCATAACGTTCTTATAACCCGGCTCGATGAAGAAAAGGCAAGGCACATTTCCGGGGAAATCGATGGTGCCGAGTATGTGAGTGATGCCGGGGTTATGAAGATTATTAAGGGAGAGATAAAGGTGGAAGGGAAGGGGGACATCCTCGTTGTTTCTGCGGGGACATCCGATATCCCTGTCGCTGAAGAGGCTTTCCATACGGCGGATATGATGGGAAACCGGGTGGAGAGGCTATATGACGTGGGTGTTGCCGGTATTCACCGTTTGCTAAGCCGCCATGAAAAGCTGGCCGGAGCTTCCGTTATTATTGCCGTTGCCGGTATGGAAGGCGCCCTGCCCAGTGTTGTCGGGGGACTCGTCTCCTGTCCCGTTATTGCTGTGCCGACCAGTGTCGGTTACGGCGCCAGCTTTAATGGCGTGACGGCGCTCCTTGCCATGCTCAACAGCTGTGCCTCCGGTGTGACGGTAGTAAATATAGACAACGGGTTCGGGGCGGCCTATGCGGCCAGCCTTATTAACAGGGTGTAA
- the larC gene encoding nickel pincer cofactor biosynthesis protein LarC, whose product MKIAYLDCFSGISGDMMVGAFIDAGLPLEKLESEIKKLPLDGYRLSCERVKKNGIDAAKFSVHLEKEQHHRHYSDIRDIIEKSSLKDEVKKMSLSVFAAIAEAEGKVHAIPPEKVHFHEVGAIDSIVDIVGAAIGMDHFRIASVATSPLVTGTGIVKCDHGPMPIPAPATAELLKGVPFAHSEEKFELVTPTGAAIVNVLASSHGEIPPMSIETIGYGAGEKDLHSRPNLLRVFLGEAEHAAGSYEEDTVLVLEASIDDMNPQFFEPLVEELFEAGALDVAMMPLYMKKYRPATLLQVIIPETLKDKAAAIIFRGSTTIGIRSHLAKRSKLRRSERKILTSFGEVRVKEISGPGGIKALRPEYDELKRLSTSTKLSIVQVNLQVQRELMDYMDK is encoded by the coding sequence ATGAAGATTGCCTATTTGGATTGTTTTTCCGGTATAAGCGGCGACATGATGGTGGGGGCTTTTATCGATGCCGGTCTCCCTCTGGAAAAGCTTGAAAGTGAAATAAAAAAGCTTCCTCTTGACGGCTACAGGCTGAGCTGTGAACGAGTGAAGAAGAACGGCATTGATGCTGCCAAATTTTCCGTCCATCTTGAGAAAGAGCAGCATCACAGGCATTACAGTGATATTCGAGACATCATCGAAAAATCTTCGCTCAAAGATGAAGTAAAAAAGATGAGCTTAAGCGTCTTTGCCGCCATTGCTGAAGCGGAAGGGAAGGTCCATGCCATTCCGCCTGAAAAGGTCCATTTTCATGAAGTGGGGGCCATCGATTCCATTGTCGATATTGTTGGTGCTGCCATAGGGATGGATCATTTCCGGATAGCTTCCGTCGCCACCTCTCCCCTTGTTACGGGGACGGGTATTGTCAAGTGTGACCACGGGCCTATGCCCATTCCTGCTCCTGCGACGGCGGAACTTCTCAAGGGAGTGCCTTTTGCTCACTCAGAAGAAAAGTTTGAACTGGTGACCCCTACAGGGGCAGCCATTGTTAATGTCCTTGCCTCTTCCCATGGAGAAATACCCCCCATGTCCATTGAGACTATAGGCTATGGTGCCGGTGAAAAGGACCTGCATTCAAGGCCCAATTTGCTCCGGGTCTTCCTCGGGGAGGCGGAACATGCAGCCGGCAGCTATGAAGAAGATACTGTTCTTGTTCTGGAAGCCTCCATCGACGATATGAATCCCCAGTTTTTTGAACCCCTGGTGGAGGAACTTTTTGAGGCAGGCGCCCTCGATGTTGCCATGATGCCTCTCTACATGAAAAAGTACAGACCGGCCACGCTTTTGCAGGTGATTATTCCCGAAACTTTAAAAGATAAGGCCGCTGCAATTATCTTCAGGGGAAGCACAACCATCGGAATAAGATCTCACCTTGCAAAGCGGTCTAAACTAAGGCGGTCTGAACGAAAGATCCTTACCTCTTTTGGTGAGGTGAGAGTGAAAGAAATTAGCGGGCCCGGTGGTATTAAAGCCCTGCGCCCCGAATATGACGAATTGAAAAGGCTCTCCACTTCGACTAAACTTTCTATTGTTCAGGTTAATTTACAAGTGCAAAGAGAGCTCATGGATTACATGGATAAGTAA
- a CDS encoding diguanylate cyclase, whose product MTEKRSNLIVVDSDLLFREYLSDSLSHEFDLTFIDKGKEVLKKIKKSPPHLLLISESLPDMSGEALCCKLKSDKSLSAIPAIVLIDRDESNGREKKVHESADYYVAKPVYIPELVAKIKSCLRAKSLYTNFHKKDLLNVLDIYESLTTLHSSSDILSDIANKVASSLDAVRCSIVQIDEKENSGNIIASNDDVQTKGVSIDLAIYPEVRRAIELKRDVIINDIQSDPVMKASGKHLNELPFHSLAVIPISIRDKFIGTLLLRVATEKERISEKEISFCQVVARAAENVLENARLVDSLRVANMELEKLATTDGLTGLFNHRYFYNRLEEEYNISLRYHVSLSCIMLDIDFFKKINDTYGHRKGDTILKELARVILRTIRKTDVAARYGGEEFVILLPHTEEKGAMFQAERIRTSVKKSKYSALPAKEPLTISLGITTCNQEDISRAEDLVKFADKALYEAKKRGRNQSVMWGGFEP is encoded by the coding sequence TTGACGGAAAAAAGAAGCAACCTTATCGTTGTTGATAGTGATCTCCTGTTCAGGGAATATCTTTCGGACAGCCTTTCTCATGAATTTGACCTGACCTTCATTGATAAAGGGAAAGAGGTCTTAAAAAAAATAAAAAAATCCCCCCCTCATCTGCTGCTTATTTCAGAGTCCCTGCCCGATATGAGCGGGGAAGCCCTTTGCTGTAAATTAAAGAGTGACAAGTCTCTATCGGCTATTCCCGCCATTGTCCTCATAGACCGTGATGAGAGTAATGGAAGAGAGAAAAAGGTCCATGAATCTGCCGATTATTATGTGGCCAAACCTGTTTATATTCCTGAACTGGTTGCAAAGATTAAATCCTGTTTAAGAGCAAAAAGTCTTTATACCAACTTTCATAAAAAGGACCTTCTCAATGTGCTCGACATTTATGAATCGCTGACGACGCTTCACAGCAGCAGCGACATATTGAGTGACATTGCCAACAAGGTGGCCTCTTCCCTTGATGCAGTGAGATGTTCCATTGTTCAGATCGATGAGAAGGAGAACTCGGGAAATATTATTGCATCCAACGATGATGTGCAGACAAAGGGCGTAAGCATTGATCTTGCCATTTACCCTGAAGTAAGGCGCGCCATAGAACTGAAGAGGGATGTTATTATTAACGATATTCAATCGGACCCCGTCATGAAGGCGAGTGGAAAGCATCTTAATGAACTCCCTTTTCATTCCCTGGCAGTTATTCCCATTTCCATAAGAGATAAATTTATCGGAACACTGCTTTTGAGAGTGGCTACCGAAAAGGAGCGCATTTCGGAAAAGGAGATAAGTTTTTGCCAGGTTGTGGCGAGGGCCGCTGAAAATGTTCTTGAAAATGCCAGACTTGTCGATTCCCTGAGGGTGGCCAATATGGAACTGGAAAAACTGGCCACAACCGATGGTTTGACGGGATTATTCAACCACCGCTATTTCTATAACCGTCTTGAGGAGGAATATAATATTTCCCTCCGTTATCATGTTTCCCTTTCATGTATCATGCTGGACATTGATTTTTTTAAAAAAATTAACGATACCTACGGTCACAGGAAGGGGGATACTATCCTTAAAGAACTGGCCCGGGTCATTTTGAGAACCATAAGGAAGACGGACGTTGCCGCCAGGTATGGTGGAGAAGAGTTTGTCATCCTCCTCCCTCATACCGAGGAAAAGGGGGCCATGTTTCAGGCGGAAAGGATCAGAACGTCTGTAAAAAAGAGCAAATATTCAGCGCTGCCGGCGAAAGAGCCCCTTACCATAAGCCTTGGCATCACTACCTGCAATCAGGAAGACATCTCCAGGGCGGAAGATCTGGTCAAGTTTGCAGATAAGGCCCTTTATGAAGCTAAAAAGAGAGGGCGAAACCAGTCGGTCATGTGGGGAGGCTTTGAGCCCTAG
- the gltA gene encoding NADPH-dependent glutamate synthase, with translation MSEECIKELSNKERMNLPFQEMRLHAAGERIKNFEEVPVGYSEEEAIAEAMRCIQCKKPDCITGCPVGIDIPAFIKLIEEGKPAEAAKKIRETNFLPAACGRVCPQDKQCQAVCIVGKKNLPVGIGGLERYAADYEREHGTLELPEIPETTGKKVAIVGSGPAGLTAAYELRIKGHDVVVFEAFHRAGGVLVYGIPRFRLPLEIIDEDVAFLEKLGVQFVYNMIIGKVLTLDDLIDKEGFDAVFIGSGAGLPKMLDVPGVNANGVYSANEYLTRIYLMQADKFPKFTTPLYQGKKVAVIGAGNTAMDVLRTAKRLGADTTCYYRRSHEEAPARTEELEHAEQEFLNWKWLSNPAEIITDENNFVKAIKCEKMELSEPDESGRRRPVPTGEFFTEDCDTVVMSLGCDVNPIIPSTDEKVRINKWGVIMVDEGTCQTSKEGVFAGGDAITGGSTVILAMGQAKLAAASIHKYLQGELKEKPNVPTDPNYWVKEWKFS, from the coding sequence ATGTCTGAGGAATGTATCAAGGAACTGAGCAATAAAGAGAGAATGAACCTCCCCTTCCAGGAGATGCGCCTTCATGCTGCCGGGGAGAGGATCAAGAACTTTGAAGAGGTACCTGTCGGCTACTCTGAAGAGGAAGCCATAGCCGAGGCAATGCGCTGCATTCAGTGCAAAAAACCTGACTGTATAACAGGCTGCCCTGTCGGCATCGACATCCCGGCTTTTATCAAGCTCATTGAAGAGGGAAAACCCGCTGAAGCGGCTAAAAAAATCAGGGAAACAAACTTCCTGCCTGCCGCATGCGGCCGTGTCTGCCCACAGGATAAACAGTGCCAGGCCGTCTGCATTGTTGGTAAAAAGAATCTCCCTGTCGGCATTGGAGGCCTGGAAAGATATGCCGCCGACTACGAGCGAGAGCACGGCACCCTTGAACTGCCGGAAATCCCTGAAACAACGGGAAAAAAGGTGGCCATTGTCGGCTCCGGTCCCGCCGGTCTTACTGCTGCCTATGAACTTCGCATTAAAGGTCATGACGTTGTCGTCTTCGAAGCCTTCCACAGGGCCGGTGGCGTTCTTGTCTACGGGATTCCCAGGTTTAGATTACCTCTTGAAATTATAGATGAAGATGTGGCCTTCCTTGAAAAGTTAGGCGTTCAGTTTGTTTATAACATGATTATCGGTAAGGTGCTCACCCTTGATGACCTTATCGATAAAGAAGGCTTTGACGCCGTCTTTATCGGTTCCGGTGCAGGACTTCCCAAGATGCTCGATGTACCCGGTGTTAATGCCAACGGCGTTTATTCAGCCAATGAATACCTGACGAGGATCTACCTCATGCAGGCAGATAAATTCCCCAAATTTACAACACCCCTCTACCAGGGCAAAAAGGTAGCCGTCATCGGTGCAGGTAATACGGCCATGGACGTGCTTAGAACGGCCAAACGCCTCGGTGCCGACACAACCTGTTACTACCGACGTTCTCATGAGGAGGCCCCGGCAAGGACGGAAGAACTGGAACATGCGGAACAGGAATTCCTTAACTGGAAGTGGCTCTCCAATCCGGCGGAAATCATTACCGATGAAAACAACTTCGTTAAGGCTATCAAATGTGAAAAGATGGAACTTTCCGAACCCGATGAATCGGGCAGAAGACGTCCTGTTCCGACAGGAGAATTCTTTACGGAAGACTGCGATACCGTCGTCATGTCTCTCGGTTGCGATGTAAATCCCATTATCCCTTCAACGGACGAGAAGGTAAGAATCAACAAATGGGGCGTTATTATGGTTGATGAAGGAACCTGCCAGACAAGCAAGGAAGGTGTTTTTGCCGGCGGCGACGCTATTACCGGCGGATCGACAGTTATCCTGGCAATGGGGCAGGCCAAACTGGCAGCCGCCTCCATTCACAAGTACCTGCAGGGGGAACTGAAAGAAAAACCGAATGTTCCCACCGATCCCAATTACTGGGTCAAGGAGTGGAAATTCTCCTGA
- a CDS encoding sulfide/dihydroorotate dehydrogenase-like FAD/NAD-binding protein, producing MLTKRELCDRTFHFTIEAPFIARKLQAGQFIIVRPHELSERIPLSICGWDEEKGSIHIIVMAVGKTSTEINNMKVGDCFADIVGPLGERSHVKKHEGTCVVIGGGYGTGAIIPTARDFKKLGNKVIGIVGARNKDLLIMVDELSEVCDEVICTTNDGSQGKEGFVTDALREIMDGEKVSHVLAVGPVPMMEAVSKMTKPDNIETFVSLNAIMVDGTGMCGACRVSVGGDTKFACFHGPDFNGHEVDFDQLVKRQKMFVEAEKKAFATLDR from the coding sequence ATTCTGACGAAACGTGAACTCTGTGACAGGACCTTCCACTTTACTATTGAAGCCCCTTTTATTGCGAGAAAGCTGCAGGCCGGCCAGTTCATCATCGTCAGGCCCCATGAATTGAGTGAGCGTATTCCTCTCTCCATCTGCGGCTGGGATGAAGAAAAGGGAAGCATCCATATTATCGTCATGGCTGTAGGTAAAACCTCTACGGAAATCAACAACATGAAAGTGGGTGACTGCTTTGCCGATATCGTCGGTCCTCTGGGAGAAAGATCTCATGTGAAAAAGCATGAAGGAACCTGTGTCGTTATCGGAGGAGGTTACGGTACGGGCGCTATCATCCCCACTGCCCGCGATTTCAAAAAGCTGGGCAACAAAGTGATTGGTATCGTCGGTGCAAGAAATAAAGACCTGCTCATTATGGTTGACGAACTGAGTGAGGTCTGTGACGAAGTAATCTGTACCACCAATGACGGTTCTCAAGGCAAAGAAGGTTTTGTTACCGATGCCCTGAGAGAAATCATGGACGGAGAAAAGGTGAGTCACGTCCTTGCCGTCGGTCCGGTGCCCATGATGGAAGCCGTCAGCAAAATGACAAAACCCGACAACATTGAAACCTTCGTTTCACTTAACGCCATTATGGTCGATGGTACGGGAATGTGCGGTGCATGCCGTGTCAGTGTCGGTGGAGATACGAAGTTTGCCTGCTTCCATGGCCCTGACTTTAACGGCCATGAAGTTGATTTCGACCAGCTTGTTAAAAGACAGAAAATGTTTGTTGAGGCAGAAAAGAAGGCCTTTGCAACACTGGATAGATAG
- the coaE gene encoding dephospho-CoA kinase (Dephospho-CoA kinase (CoaE) performs the final step in coenzyme A biosynthesis.), with amino-acid sequence MLLVGLTGGIASGKNSIARILEEFGARIIDADIICRELVEKGKPAWQEIVHFFGNDILLEDGTLDRKKLGRIVFEDAGKREVLNSIIHPKVIDEELRLARLMEKEDPHALVVVNAALLIESGNHKNADKIIVVGANENQIIDRIIKRDGITRKEAKLRMASQLPFREKIKHAHYVIENNGTFEALRKNVEQVYKDLARLL; translated from the coding sequence GTGCTTTTAGTCGGCCTTACAGGAGGAATAGCCTCCGGGAAAAACAGTATTGCCCGGATACTGGAGGAGTTTGGCGCCAGGATCATCGATGCAGATATTATTTGCAGGGAACTGGTGGAAAAGGGGAAACCTGCCTGGCAGGAAATCGTTCACTTTTTCGGCAATGATATCCTCCTGGAAGACGGTACTTTAGACCGGAAAAAACTGGGCAGGATAGTTTTTGAAGATGCAGGCAAAAGAGAAGTCCTCAATTCCATCATTCATCCAAAAGTTATTGACGAAGAATTGAGACTGGCACGACTCATGGAAAAGGAAGATCCTCATGCGCTGGTCGTTGTCAATGCCGCCCTTCTTATTGAAAGTGGAAATCACAAAAATGCAGACAAAATCATTGTTGTCGGCGCCAATGAAAATCAAATCATCGATCGCATCATTAAAAGGGACGGAATTACCAGGAAGGAGGCAAAACTCCGTATGGCTTCCCAGCTTCCCTTTCGGGAAAAAATAAAGCATGCCCATTATGTCATCGAAAATAATGGAACATTTGAAGCATTGAGAAAAAATGTTGAACAGGTCTATAAAGATCTGGCCCGCCTTCTTTGA
- a CDS encoding sensor domain-containing diguanylate cyclase has protein sequence MEIHISDRSIINRILQRKSKGRHFAKEIDLGEVLREILYRANEFVPSEAGSILIDDPLPKLRKDKEGKLFFVACFGPGSESLVGNSLPDNVGIVGETYRMGRPYLSEDVNKDAKFFSGIDKKIKYRSRSIIALPIKRDSSVIGIIELINRKEKGNFDEKDLAILDVFAKYTSTLIANALDARRFEDLSKRDNLTGLFNDRYFYDRLAVEISRVREEGGELSLIFFDLDHFKDVNDTYGHLAGSRTLKEVAILVEDVLIGIDCFPARYGGDEYVIILPGLSLEEAGKHAEKIREAIASNTFLKERNGADNPPLNISGLISCSVGVASLQANVGQKKSVTEAEEGLVRAADTAMYQAKESGKNKVCLARGVL, from the coding sequence ATGGAAATACACATATCCGACAGATCGATTATAAACAGGATCCTCCAGAGAAAAAGCAAGGGGAGGCATTTCGCCAAAGAGATCGATCTCGGGGAAGTTTTGAGGGAAATACTCTACAGGGCCAATGAATTCGTCCCCTCTGAGGCGGGCTCCATACTGATCGACGACCCCCTCCCCAAGCTTCGCAAAGATAAAGAGGGAAAGCTCTTTTTCGTAGCCTGTTTCGGTCCGGGCTCAGAGTCGCTGGTAGGAAATTCACTCCCTGACAATGTCGGCATTGTAGGAGAAACCTACAGAATGGGCCGACCCTATTTGAGTGAAGATGTCAATAAAGATGCTAAATTTTTTTCCGGTATCGACAAGAAAATTAAATACCGGTCCAGGTCGATCATTGCTCTGCCCATAAAAAGGGATAGTTCGGTAATCGGCATAATAGAGCTTATCAACAGGAAGGAAAAGGGGAATTTCGACGAAAAGGACCTGGCCATTCTCGATGTTTTCGCAAAATACACATCCACACTCATCGCCAATGCCCTCGATGCAAGAAGGTTTGAGGACCTCTCCAAACGAGACAACCTGACGGGGCTTTTTAATGACAGGTATTTCTATGACAGGCTTGCCGTTGAAATAAGCAGGGTTCGTGAAGAAGGTGGCGAACTGTCGCTCATATTTTTTGACCTTGACCATTTTAAGGATGTAAATGACACCTACGGGCACCTGGCGGGAAGCAGGACCCTTAAAGAAGTGGCAATCCTTGTAGAAGATGTGCTTATCGGCATCGACTGCTTTCCTGCAAGATACGGCGGAGACGAATATGTCATTATCCTTCCCGGTCTTTCACTGGAAGAGGCCGGGAAGCATGCCGAAAAAATCAGGGAGGCCATTGCATCGAATACCTTTTTAAAAGAAAGAAACGGCGCTGACAATCCCCCGCTCAATATTAGCGGACTTATTTCCTGCAGTGTCGGTGTTGCCTCTCTCCAGGCCAACGTGGGACAAAAAAAGAGCGTCACTGAAGCCGAGGAAGGGCTCGTCCGGGCGGCCGATACAGCCATGTACCAGGCCAAGGAAAGCGGCAAGAACAAGGTTTGCCTTGCCCGGGGTGTGCTTTAG
- the pgeF gene encoding peptidoglycan editing factor PgeF — MHTEKNKKIISSPEPNKAPLLLEAPLFKNHSQIIHAFSTRTGGYSKAPFDSLNLSCKTGDEKNNVKKNIERLNLFLSIDSPPFFLDQVHGNNVLVADDIKSHESHYPFDAIITSNKEKAIVILTADCLPLLLYDPVKSVIAAIHAGWKGTSLQIAEKTVTKMKERFKSDPAHIIAAIGPAIGPCCYEVDHPLVSAFEGLNSYHPETLHSFISPAEGKNDRWMFDLARANRLQLLNVGLIQDNIDELQLCTCCRSDLFYSYRRDGKHSGRQGAILMIKESHLQKKVP, encoded by the coding sequence ATGCATACTGAAAAAAACAAAAAAATAATATCATCACCGGAACCGAATAAAGCGCCTCTGCTTCTCGAAGCGCCCCTTTTTAAAAACCATTCTCAGATCATTCATGCCTTTTCAACAAGAACAGGCGGTTACAGTAAGGCGCCCTTCGACTCTCTCAACCTTTCCTGCAAAACAGGAGACGAGAAGAATAATGTAAAAAAAAATATTGAAAGGCTTAACCTTTTTCTCTCTATAGACTCACCCCCTTTTTTTCTCGATCAGGTTCACGGAAATAATGTCCTTGTTGCCGATGATATTAAATCCCATGAAAGTCACTATCCTTTCGATGCAATCATTACTTCAAACAAGGAAAAGGCAATCGTTATTCTTACGGCAGATTGTCTCCCCCTGCTCCTTTATGATCCTGTAAAATCTGTTATCGCAGCCATTCATGCGGGCTGGAAGGGAACGTCCCTGCAAATCGCAGAAAAAACCGTCACAAAAATGAAAGAGCGATTTAAATCGGACCCCGCCCATATTATCGCTGCCATAGGACCGGCAATCGGACCCTGCTGCTACGAAGTTGACCATCCTCTTGTATCAGCCTTTGAAGGACTGAATTCATATCACCCTGAAACACTCCATTCATTTATATCTCCCGCAGAGGGGAAAAATGACCGATGGATGTTCGACCTTGCCCGGGCAAACCGCCTGCAACTCTTGAATGTCGGATTAATACAGGATAATATAGATGAACTGCAACTATGCACCTGCTGCCGGAGCGATCTCTTTTATTCCTACAGGCGTGACGGAAAACATTCAGGGCGCCAGGGGGCAATTCTAATGATTAAAGAAAGCCATCTGCAAAAAAAGGTCCCTTGA